In the Desulfosporosinus acidiphilus SJ4 genome, ATCTTCCGACAACTAAAATAACCAACTTCCAGAAATTTCGCCGGTAAAATTGGCTAAAAGGTTTTTCAGCAATAGATCCAAAAACAAAGCCAACAGGCCTGCCGTGATATTTTGCCACATAACCATAGTTTGTGGCAGAATTCATAAACTGTGCGCAAAAGAGTTCAAGAAAACCCTGGCCCATATGCCCTAAAAAATGACTGGAAAAAGCCTCTTCATACAATCGAGCAACCTCAGGAATATCGTATAACCTCAAAGTATCGACCTCAATCATTAATTTAGATTGAGGTTCTTTATTTAACACAGGATAGAACACTCCTTACACTTCGATTACATCATTTAAAACTTAATCCTTAAATATCGTGCCCATATCAAGCAAAAATATCCAAAGCCGTTCTATGCATAATACAATTATAGTAAGGAGTTGTTAATATATAGTGTCTCTTTTGTGTCTATTCTGTTTAAATCCTTTATATATCTCTTTATGATCTCCTTTTGATCTCTATCTCAATAAGCTCCCTTGCCGCTGAAAACCACAAAGACTGTCTGCCAGAGGATTTTCAGATCCAGCCAAAAACTCCAGGTCCTAACATACTCTAGGTCATAACTCATGGTTTCTCCCAGGGTTAATTCACTGCGCCCGTTGATTTGGGCAAGTCCCGTCACTCCGGGCAGGACATTCAGCCTTTGCCGCTGTTCGGGCGTATAAAGTTTAGCGATTTCCGGAACCTCAGGACGAGGGCCTACCAAACTCATGTTGCCGATTAAAATATTAAGTAATTGAGGAAGTTCATCTAAACTGGTTTTTCTGAGGAAACGCCCGCTGCGCGTGATCCGGGGGTCATCCTTTTCCTGAAATACAAACCCTTCGAGATCCTTCACTTGTTCTAATTTTTCTTTAATCATGGCATCCGCGTTGCGAACCATCGTCCGAAACTTATAGATGGTATAAGGCTTACCTTCTAAACCCACTCGAGTCTGAGTAAATATGGCTGGGCCCTCGGAGTCTGAACGAATCCAAAGAACGATTAACAGCCAAAACGGAGAGATGAGTACAAGGAGACATAAAGCGACAAGAAAATCTAACACCCGTTTTAAAGCAAGCTGCCACTGAGGATATGTAAATCTAAGGCTTTCCACGGATGCTGAAGATCTTTGATTCATTTTAGCATCTCCTCCCCTATCAGTAACACAAATTAATAAGATCGTCGCCTTAATTATGATCTAAGCTCGAGGTTCAAGTTCGGCTTTAGGCTGAACGAGGTCATTTGATTGACTACAGTTTTTCTCTAAATTCCAAGTTCTTTAAGCCAGCGCACGATAATTTCCGTCCAAGCATAATGTTCCTGAACAAATTTCCGTCCCCGCTGTCCCATTTCCCGTCGATTGGTGTTCTGCTTCAATTCCAGAATAGTCTTTGCCAAGTCCTCAGCGTTTTCCGGTTCAACAACCACACCACCGCCGGAGGATAAAACCAAATCCGCTGCCTCGCCTTCCCCGGAATAGATGACCGGGACTTCCGAACCCAGAGCAGGGAACATTTTCGAAGGACGTGCCCCTTCAAATAGTTTATTCCTTTTCAGCGGAACAATACTTGCCGAAGCCAAAGAAAAATATCTCGGCATTTCCTGAACCGGCTGAAAGTCGACGAAAATCACATTATCTAAATCTTTTTCCTTGACCAAGGCTTCCAGCATCGGTTTCTCCGTGCCGTCACCCACAAACAAGAAGCGTATCCCCTGTTCATCCCGCAAAATCTCTGCCGTCTTAATGACCGATTCCAAACCCTGAGCATAGCCCATGGTCCCGGCATAAATCAGCACAAACTCCTCATCCTTGATCCCCAGTTTACCGGCCATTGCTTGATCTCTTTCCCGGGGGGCAAAAAGATCCAAGTTCACTCCGTTCGGTAAAAAAGTCACTTTATGGTCAGGCACACCTCGCTCCAACAGCGATGAGCGTATTCCTTCTGTCTGACAAGATATTTTCCATGCTTTCTTATATAGCAATTTCTCCAGCCACTCGGCTGCGCCGATCATCCAGCGGCTGTTTACCAGCCCTAAAGCCACTGCCGATTCCGGCCAAAGATCTGAAATATTCATAATGATCCGGGTGCGTGTAAACCAACCGTAAATGAGAGCAGTAATTCCCAGAAATAGCGGCGGGGATTCAAAAAACAGGATATCTTGTTTTCCGGCTTTACTTAAACCCCAGAACGAAGAAAACACGAAAGAAAAGTAGTTAAGCAAGCGCTTCCAAAAACGCCCGCGCTGGACCGGATAAATCCAAGTCCGCCAAACGGGTATTCCCTCCACCTCGTCTTTCATCCGCCAATGCCCTTGATATTCAGGGGGGATGATGCCGCTGGGATGATTCGGGAAAGCGGTTACGACCGTCACTTCATGACCATTTCGCTGCAATCCCTTAGCTACTTCTTTAAGCCGGACCTGTGCTGCCCCGGACTCCGGAGGAAAGTATTGAGTTAACATTAAAATACGCAATCAGAACGCCGCTCCTTTTTCTCCTCGCTAAAAAGCCTATTTCATTTTAACACTACACACCTGCTTAGCCAAACGGGAGCTTTGATCAGGAGCGTTTGAGGAATTTCTTAATGGTATCACTGTGCTTAACGTAAACTGACCTTCCTAATCGGGCCGCCATGGTCCGGTTCCGGTAGGCATAGAGATAATTACGCTCGCTGCTGCCAAAACTCTTCTTGAATTTCGCAATGCTCGGGATGTTGGCTCCTACCATATCGTAGAGTTCAATACCCATGGCCTGTGCCCGTTTTAGATATTCCCATTGGACGAGATTGTTGGGCACAACCTTATTGTATTCCCGGTCAGACACCCCATCTAAATAATAAGCAACGTTTTTATCCCGGGGGAAAATCCCCCCAGCTATTATTTTACCCTCAAAACGGGCCAGCAAAACCACCAAATCCCCTGATGGATGTAGTTTTTGCCATAGTGCAGTGAAGTATTCCTTAGAGAAGGGAGGCTCTTTGTCCTGACGGCGATAAACTCCGACGGAGAGCTCGTAATAAGGTTCCAGCCATTCTTCCAGGGTTTGAGGTTCAAACACTTCGACCCCCGATTTTTCCGCTTTGCGCACAGCGTTGCGGCAGCGCACCTCAAGCCCGGACCATAAGGATTCTACATCTTTCTCTATGGCCAGATCTAAGGTCAGCAGTTCCTGGACCGTATATCCATGTTGTTCGACGACATCTTTGCCGGACATATCC is a window encoding:
- a CDS encoding lipid II:glycine glycyltransferase FemX is translated as MSLRLQPIERDQWQDFLEGISQGSLFHRWEWQDIIEIGFGLKVNRLGFFDEKGVLRGLFPLAERKMSLLKLAGSSLSGAATPHAGPLGEVTLEEVLPALEEYLSKKHTDYIELTLPDMSGKDVVEQHGYTVQELLTLDLAIEKDVESLWSGLEVRCRNAVRKAEKSGVEVFEPQTLEEWLEPYYELSVGVYRRQDKEPPFSKEYFTALWQKLHPSGDLVVLLARFEGKIIAGGIFPRDKNVAYYLDGVSDREYNKVVPNNLVQWEYLKRAQAMGIELYDMVGANIPSIAKFKKSFGSSERNYLYAYRNRTMAARLGRSVYVKHSDTIKKFLKRS
- a CDS encoding sugar transferase, whose product is MNQRSSASVESLRFTYPQWQLALKRVLDFLVALCLLVLISPFWLLIVLWIRSDSEGPAIFTQTRVGLEGKPYTIYKFRTMVRNADAMIKEKLEQVKDLEGFVFQEKDDPRITRSGRFLRKTSLDELPQLLNILIGNMSLVGPRPEVPEIAKLYTPEQRQRLNVLPGVTGLAQINGRSELTLGETMSYDLEYVRTWSFWLDLKILWQTVFVVFSGKGAY
- a CDS encoding glycosyltransferase family 4 protein, translating into MRILMLTQYFPPESGAAQVRLKEVAKGLQRNGHEVTVVTAFPNHPSGIIPPEYQGHWRMKDEVEGIPVWRTWIYPVQRGRFWKRLLNYFSFVFSSFWGLSKAGKQDILFFESPPLFLGITALIYGWFTRTRIIMNISDLWPESAVALGLVNSRWMIGAAEWLEKLLYKKAWKISCQTEGIRSSLLERGVPDHKVTFLPNGVNLDLFAPRERDQAMAGKLGIKDEEFVLIYAGTMGYAQGLESVIKTAEILRDEQGIRFLFVGDGTEKPMLEALVKEKDLDNVIFVDFQPVQEMPRYFSLASASIVPLKRNKLFEGARPSKMFPALGSEVPVIYSGEGEAADLVLSSGGGVVVEPENAEDLAKTILELKQNTNRREMGQRGRKFVQEHYAWTEIIVRWLKELGI